The following nucleotide sequence is from Citrus sinensis cultivar Valencia sweet orange chromosome 6, DVS_A1.0, whole genome shotgun sequence.
GGTAAGAATATAAAGGGCATGACTATTTTCTTGCCTTCTGATCAGGAATATAAATCTTTCCGATTTTCCCTTGTATTGCATCTTGACCCACATTTTTCACCTGTAAGCAAAAACAGGGGCACACAACAGTGGTTTTTCATTTCAAGCTCATATAATGAAAAAGTAGGATAATGTCAAGTGAGTCAACCTTCTTCTTAGACTGATCTTTAGCTGTTTTCATGGCTTCTTTCCTTAGACTCTCATTAGGAAGACGATGTCGACGAACAACAAAATCCATGGAGGGGCCAACTTCCACAAGTTCCATTCTTGGAACTATTGTACCAGACTTTTTCAGCCGCAGAGCACAATGAGTAAAAAACACCCTATTTGAAGATACTGCTGTACATACATAAGCATGGTCCAACCCAGCCAGATTCAAATTCTCAATAACCTGCAAAAATCAGATCTATGCTCCTgttaatattctttttgaatttaaaagcaaaaagGCATGATGTCAGGACAAAAGAACCATACCTCCCCACGGAGCAAATCAACCAAGACTTCTTTCAAATGCTTTAGCTCTTCCACACTCTCAAATCCTTCCCCAACAAAACAGATGAAAGGTTTTGAACCCACTCGTGGAGCTAGTTTCTTATCGTATATGAATGAATTCAGGGGCTTAAAGTTTTCAACCCCAACCTCTACGAGATCATAGATATGGTGATCATATGTTCGCCCTATAACCAGGTTGTCAGGCCGCTTCTTTGAGGTTGAACCATACTGCAATTAACAAGCCATATTATATATCTTAATTACCAAGGGAAAATTCACGGAGGTTGAATAatcaggaaaaagaaaaagataaatggCCTAAATAATCTGCTTTGTAAAATGACATTCCAGATTATATCTCAATCTCTGACTTTGCTTTCATTTAACAATTCTAACATTGAAGTTACTTTTTGAAAGACAACCGAGCAGGCATAAGGTCAGAAAGCATATCCATATCATATCATCTGTGAAAATATTCAAGTGCAAGGCAGTTTAACTAGTATTTAAACTCTATCCCAAAGGGGGCTTAACAATATCTATATCTCCAAAGGGGCTAAAATTAGAACAAGCAAAACTGATCCACATAAATCCCAAATGCAAAATATTAAGTAAGGCCCCAACAACATTAAACATCCAACTCAAAATGATAATAGAATAAGTTGGGATGCTCAACGATGCATCCTGAGTTAAATCTAGTTTTTCACTATAGTCTTTTGTCTATTCCATGGTCAATCAAAACAGGgcacactcacaaattataattaaaatgtcCAATTGTAGACCAAATTTGTTCAATGTTGAAGCTTCATCAATAACTAACCTTAACCTGCCTGTGGAGCAAACTACTA
It contains:
- the LOC102617096 gene encoding ribosome production factor 2 homolog, translated to MLKVKTPKNPRVKRALEKRAPKLVETGKKTLILQGTKTSNTLNDVLTELYLLKKGSAIRYTRKNENIRPFESGGETSLEFFSLKTDCSIFIYGSTSKKRPDNLVIGRTYDHHIYDLVEVGVENFKPLNSFIYDKKLAPRVGSKPFICFVGEGFESVEELKHLKEVLVDLLRGEVIENLNLAGLDHAYVCTAVSSNRVFFTHCALRLKKSGTIVPRMELVEVGPSMDFVVRRHRLPNESLRKEAMKTAKDQSKKKVKNVGQDAIQGKIGKIYIPDQKLGDMALPNKAKGVKRERREAKMKNNPTERASKKQKEESA